A stretch of the Streptomyces sp. WMMB303 genome encodes the following:
- a CDS encoding metal-dependent hydrolase, with protein MMGPAHSLSGAAAWLGVGAAAALLDHPMPWTVVVVGALLCAGAALAPDLDQKSATISRAFGPLSRLLCGVVDKLSAAVYNGTRSGGERRRSGGHRTLTHTWPWALLIGAGFSAAAAVWGRWAVLVILFIHVVLAVEGLLWRMARVSSDVLVWLLGAACAWILTGLLEKSGNGADWLFTGDGQEYLWMGLPIVLGAMVHNIGDALTISGCPILWPIPIAGKRWYPLGTPRFMRFRAGARVENAVLMPAFMVLSGAGSVVALGFIG; from the coding sequence ATGATGGGACCGGCGCACTCGCTGTCGGGAGCCGCTGCCTGGCTCGGGGTGGGGGCGGCCGCGGCGCTGCTGGACCATCCGATGCCCTGGACGGTGGTGGTGGTCGGCGCGCTGCTGTGCGCCGGGGCGGCGCTGGCACCCGACCTCGACCAGAAGTCCGCCACCATCTCCCGGGCCTTCGGCCCCCTCTCCCGCCTGCTGTGCGGAGTGGTGGACAAGCTCTCCGCCGCCGTCTACAACGGCACCCGCTCCGGTGGCGAGCGGCGCCGTTCCGGAGGGCACCGCACCCTCACCCACACCTGGCCCTGGGCGCTCCTCATCGGTGCGGGCTTCTCCGCGGCCGCCGCCGTGTGGGGCCGCTGGGCGGTGCTGGTCATCCTCTTCATCCACGTGGTCCTCGCGGTCGAGGGCCTGCTGTGGCGGATGGCGCGGGTCTCCAGCGACGTGCTGGTGTGGCTGTTGGGAGCCGCGTGCGCCTGGATCCTCACCGGTCTGCTGGAGAAGTCCGGCAACGGTGCGGACTGGCTGTTCACCGGAGACGGCCAGGAGTACCTGTGGATGGGGCTGCCGATCGTGCTGGGCGCGATGGTGCACAACATCGGCGACGCTCTGACGATCTCCGGCTGCCCGATACTGTGGCCCATCCCGATAGCGGGCAAGCGGTGGTATCCGCTCGGTACCCCCCGGTTCATGCGCTTCCGGGCCGGAGCCCGGGTCGAGAACGCGGTGCTGATGCCGGCCTTCATGGTGCTGAGCGGGGCCGGGAGCGTGGTGGCCCTGGGGTTCATAGGCTGA
- a CDS encoding DEAD/DEAH box helicase produces MGGVTATLIDQMPSDADPDALFESFSGWAEERGISLYPAQEEALIEVVSGSNVILSTPTGSGKSLVAAGAHFAALAQDKVTFYTAPIKALVSEKFFDLCKLFGTENVGMLTGDASVNADAPIICCTAEVLASIALRDGADADVGQVVMDEFHFYAEPDRGWAWQIPLLELPQAQFVLMSATLGDVSRFEEDLTRRTGRSTAVVRSATRPVPLSYEYRTTGLTETLTELLETHQAPVYIVHFTQAQAVERAQALMSINMSTRAEKDEIAKVIGNFRFTTAFGRNLSRYVRHGIGVHHAGMLPKYRRLVERLAQAGLLKVICGTDTLGVGVNVPIRTVLFTALTKYDGSRVRTLRAREFHQIAGRAGRAGFDTSGFVVAQAPEHVIENEKALAKAGDDPKKRRKVVRKKAPEGFVSWGQQTFEKLIASDPEPLTSRFRVTHAMLLSVIARPGDAFAQLRRLLEDNHEDRRAQLRHIRRAIAIYRSLLDGGIVEQLEEPDTEGRRIRLTVDLQQDFALNQPLSTFALAAFELLDPESPSYALDMVSVVESTLDDPRQILAAQTNKAKGEAVAEMKADGVEYEDRMERLMDITYPQPLEELLFHAYGLYRKSHPWVGDHPLSPKSVIRDMYERAMTFSEFVSFYELARTEGIVLRYLASSYKALEHTVPDDLKSEDFQDIIEWLGEMVRQVDSSLLDEWEQLANPEDETAEEAQERADQVKPVTANPRAFRVLVRNAMFRRVELAALDKLSELGALDGDAGWDEDAWAEAMNGYWEEYDELGTGPDARGPRLLRIEEVPEDRLWRVRQVFADPRGDHDWGISAEVDLVASAEEGRAVVEITDVGPM; encoded by the coding sequence ATGGGGGGCGTGACAGCCACCCTTATCGACCAGATGCCGAGCGACGCCGATCCCGATGCCCTCTTCGAGTCCTTCTCCGGATGGGCGGAAGAGCGGGGCATCTCGCTCTATCCCGCCCAGGAGGAGGCACTGATCGAGGTGGTCTCGGGGTCGAATGTGATCCTGTCGACCCCGACGGGATCCGGCAAGAGTCTGGTCGCGGCGGGAGCGCACTTCGCCGCGCTCGCCCAGGACAAGGTGACCTTCTACACCGCGCCGATCAAGGCACTGGTCTCGGAGAAGTTCTTCGACCTGTGCAAGCTCTTCGGCACCGAGAACGTGGGGATGCTCACGGGGGACGCGTCCGTCAACGCGGACGCGCCCATCATCTGCTGTACCGCCGAGGTGCTGGCGTCCATCGCGCTGCGCGACGGGGCGGACGCCGATGTCGGCCAGGTGGTGATGGATGAGTTCCACTTCTACGCGGAGCCGGACCGGGGCTGGGCCTGGCAGATCCCGTTGCTCGAATTGCCGCAGGCGCAGTTCGTGCTGATGTCGGCCACCCTGGGGGACGTCTCGCGTTTCGAGGAGGATCTGACCCGGCGCACCGGCCGCTCCACAGCCGTGGTGCGCTCCGCGACCCGCCCGGTGCCGCTGTCGTACGAATATCGCACCACGGGTCTCACGGAGACACTGACCGAACTGCTGGAGACGCATCAGGCTCCCGTCTACATCGTGCACTTCACCCAGGCACAAGCCGTGGAGCGGGCCCAGGCGCTGATGAGCATCAACATGTCGACCCGCGCGGAGAAGGACGAGATCGCGAAGGTCATCGGCAATTTCCGCTTCACGACGGCCTTCGGCCGCAACCTCTCCCGTTACGTGCGGCACGGGATCGGAGTGCACCACGCCGGAATGCTGCCGAAGTACCGGCGGCTGGTGGAACGGCTGGCCCAGGCGGGGCTGCTGAAGGTCATCTGCGGCACCGACACCCTCGGTGTCGGCGTCAATGTGCCCATCCGGACCGTCCTGTTCACCGCGCTCACCAAGTACGACGGCAGCAGGGTGCGCACCCTGCGCGCCCGCGAGTTCCACCAGATCGCGGGCCGGGCCGGCCGAGCGGGCTTCGACACCTCGGGCTTCGTCGTCGCGCAGGCGCCCGAGCACGTGATCGAGAACGAGAAGGCGCTGGCCAAGGCAGGAGACGATCCGAAGAAGCGCCGGAAGGTGGTCCGCAAGAAGGCCCCGGAGGGTTTCGTGAGCTGGGGCCAACAGACCTTCGAGAAGCTGATCGCCTCCGATCCGGAGCCGCTGACCTCCCGCTTCAGGGTGACGCACGCGATGCTGCTGTCGGTCATCGCGCGCCCCGGTGACGCCTTCGCGCAGCTGCGGCGGCTGCTGGAGGACAACCACGAGGACCGCCGAGCCCAGCTGCGGCACATCAGGCGAGCCATCGCCATCTATCGCTCGCTGCTGGACGGCGGCATCGTCGAGCAACTGGAGGAGCCGGACACCGAAGGAAGGCGGATCCGGCTGACCGTCGACCTCCAGCAGGACTTCGCGCTCAACCAGCCCCTCTCCACCTTCGCGCTCGCCGCCTTCGAGCTGCTGGACCCCGAATCGCCCTCCTACGCACTGGACATGGTGTCGGTCGTCGAGTCGACGCTGGACGACCCGCGCCAGATCCTCGCCGCCCAGACGAACAAGGCCAAGGGCGAAGCCGTTGCCGAGATGAAGGCCGACGGAGTCGAGTACGAGGACCGGATGGAACGGCTGATGGACATCACCTATCCGCAGCCCCTCGAAGAGCTGCTCTTCCACGCCTACGGCCTCTACCGCAAATCCCATCCCTGGGTCGGGGACCACCCCCTCTCCCCCAAGTCGGTCATCCGGGACATGTACGAACGGGCGATGACGTTCAGCGAGTTCGTCTCCTTCTACGAGCTCGCTCGAACCGAGGGCATCGTGCTGCGCTATCTGGCGAGCTCCTACAAGGCTCTGGAGCACACCGTCCCCGACGACCTGAAGTCGGAGGATTTCCAGGACATCATCGAGTGGCTCGGCGAGATGGTGCGCCAGGTCGACTCCAGTCTGTTGGACGAGTGGGAGCAGCTCGCCAACCCCGAGGACGAGACGGCTGAGGAGGCCCAGGAACGGGCCGACCAGGTCAAACCGGTCACCGCCAACCCCCGTGCCTTCCGCGTCCTGGTGCGCAATGCGATGTTCCGACGGGTCGAGCTGGCCGCTTTGGACAAGCTCTCCGAACTGGGCGCCCTCGACGGGGACGCGGGCTGGGACGAGGACGCGTGGGCCGAGGCCATGAACGGATACTGGGAGGAGTACGACGAGCTCGGCACCGGGCCAGACGCCCGCGGCCCGCGGCTGCTGCGGATCGAGGAAGTGCCGGAGGACCGGCTGTGGCGCGTCCGGCAGGTGTTCGCCGACCCGCGCGGCGATCATGACTGGGGTATCTCGGCCGAGGTGGACCTCGTCGCCTCGGCCGAGGAGGGCCGCGCGGTCGTCGAGATCACCGACGTGGGCCCCATGTGA
- the tesB gene encoding acyl-CoA thioesterase II, which yields MTGPNPAERLVDLLNLEEIDLNIFRGRSPRESLQRVFGGQVAGQALVAAGRTVDEDRPVHSLHAYFLRPGIPGVPIVYQVERVRDGRSFTTRRVIAVQRGRTIFNLTASFHVREPGFEHQMPMPEVPDPESLPRLADEVRQQLGALPEPLERMARRQAFDLRYVDRLRWSSEELAGAEPRSAVWMRAMGSLGGDPLVHTCALTYASDMTLLDAVRLPIEPLWGPRSFDTASLDHAMWFHRPFRADEWFLYQQESPIATGARGLARGQIFDRKGNLIVSVMQEGLFRPHSPEPETSSSGEARGETPAR from the coding sequence ATGACCGGGCCCAACCCTGCCGAACGCCTTGTCGACCTGCTGAACCTGGAAGAGATCGACCTCAACATCTTCCGGGGCAGGAGCCCCAGGGAGTCCCTCCAGCGGGTCTTCGGCGGCCAGGTCGCCGGGCAGGCGCTGGTGGCGGCGGGCCGCACGGTGGACGAGGACCGCCCCGTGCACTCGCTGCACGCGTACTTCCTGCGACCGGGGATTCCCGGTGTGCCGATCGTGTACCAGGTCGAGCGGGTCCGGGACGGGCGCTCGTTCACCACTCGTCGCGTGATCGCCGTCCAGCGGGGCCGCACGATCTTCAATCTCACCGCCTCCTTCCATGTGAGGGAACCCGGCTTCGAGCACCAGATGCCGATGCCCGAGGTGCCGGATCCCGAGAGCCTGCCGCGCCTCGCCGATGAAGTGCGCCAGCAGCTGGGCGCCTTGCCCGAGCCGCTGGAGCGGATGGCGCGTCGGCAGGCTTTCGACCTTCGCTACGTGGACCGGCTCCGGTGGAGCAGCGAGGAACTGGCGGGGGCCGAGCCGCGCAGCGCGGTGTGGATGCGGGCGATGGGCTCACTCGGCGGCGACCCGCTCGTCCACACCTGCGCGCTCACCTACGCCAGCGACATGACCCTGCTGGACGCGGTACGGCTTCCGATCGAACCCCTGTGGGGTCCGCGCAGCTTCGATACCGCCTCGCTGGACCACGCCATGTGGTTCCACCGCCCGTTCCGGGCCGACGAATGGTTCCTCTACCAACAGGAGTCCCCCATCGCCACCGGTGCGCGCGGTCTGGCACGTGGCCAGATCTTCGACCGGAAGGGCAACCTGATCGTTTCGGTGATGCAGGAGGGCCTGTTCCGCCCGCACAGCCCGGAGCCGGAGACCTCTTCCAGCGGGGAAGCCCGAGGAGAGACGCCCGCACGCTGA
- a CDS encoding DUF6397 family protein: MRHQPMEHRTPAPLRETTDVGLRTAARELGLRPREFELAVQIEEVRTVPGPEGGARRVPRAEVERIKASSGFPGMLRERLRVMGVREASALLDISPSRCARLARAGCFAPVSFYVNRYRSVVWLYLAEELRDFAENNPQLLTGHLPTGLRAGLEAGTDHRARRWRGRRVGQLTRHAADHWERAAVRASVLDDAVLAEAVPDSGERARLRALRPGFLEVRSAAEATRDVLEDVCLAEGAEEIRWYRFLLDADLETARAAEAPAACATRGAREPGSGSAEGRTGRPSGAAPGEGRPHPGVARPVAGSPSSPGPRRRWTLLRRRRPRPWARTAG; encoded by the coding sequence GGCTGCGCCCCAGGGAGTTCGAGTTGGCGGTCCAGATCGAAGAGGTGCGTACCGTGCCGGGACCGGAGGGTGGGGCGCGCCGGGTGCCCCGGGCGGAAGTGGAGCGGATCAAGGCCTCTTCGGGATTCCCCGGGATGCTGCGCGAGCGGCTGCGCGTGATGGGGGTGCGGGAGGCATCCGCGCTGCTGGACATCAGCCCGTCCCGGTGCGCGCGGCTCGCCAGGGCGGGCTGCTTCGCGCCGGTCAGTTTCTATGTGAACCGATACCGCTCGGTCGTCTGGCTCTATCTCGCCGAAGAGCTCCGGGACTTCGCGGAGAACAATCCTCAACTGCTCACCGGTCACCTCCCCACCGGACTGCGGGCCGGGCTGGAGGCCGGCACCGACCACCGCGCCCGGCGCTGGCGGGGTCGTCGGGTGGGGCAGCTCACCCGGCATGCCGCTGATCACTGGGAGCGGGCCGCGGTGCGGGCGAGTGTGCTGGACGACGCGGTGCTCGCCGAAGCCGTGCCCGACTCGGGTGAACGTGCCAGGCTCAGGGCGCTGCGGCCCGGATTTCTGGAAGTCCGCAGCGCCGCCGAGGCCACTCGGGACGTCCTGGAGGACGTGTGCCTGGCCGAGGGCGCCGAGGAGATTCGCTGGTATCGCTTCCTGCTGGACGCCGACCTGGAGACCGCCAGGGCCGCTGAGGCTCCCGCGGCGTGCGCCACTCGCGGTGCTCGCGAGCCGGGCTCCGGATCTGCGGAGGGCCGCACCGGCCGCCCCTCGGGCGCCGCCCCCGGGGAAGGGCGGCCCCACCCCGGGGTTGCGCGGCCTGTAGCGGGATCGCCCTCGTCTCCCGGCCCGCGGCGCCGGTGGACTCTGCTGCGTCGCCGCAGGCCGAGGCCCTGGGCACGAACAGCCGGTTGA